From the genome of [Limnothrix rosea] IAM M-220:
CTGATCATTTGAATATTATTAGTCGGGCGGGGAACCATTTGTTGCTGCTTTTAAATGATGTGCTCACTATGTCCAAAATTGAAGCTCATCAAATCAAGCTTAACAAGGAATATTTTGAGATGGATGATGTGGTGGCAACTCTGCAAGATATTTTTCAGTTACAGGCACAAATGAAACAGCTTGCTTTTCGTGTGGAAGTGGATAGGCAAGTTCCTCGCTATTTGTTCGGCGATCGCGGCAAGTTACAACAGGTGGTGATTAATCTCCTCAGTAATGCTTTTAAGTTTACGACGGCAGGGGAAATCCATCTCAAATTTTGGTCGGATAATGTACTTCCCCAAGACACAAGGGATACTTCGCCATTGCGTCTTTACTGCCAAGTCCGGGATACAGGTATTGGTATTGCTCCGGAGGAACTGGAGCTGTTATTTGCGCCCTTTATTCAAACGAGTGCAGGGAAGCAAGTCCAGGAAGGCACAGGTCTGGGATTATCGATTTCTAAGCATTTTGTCGAGCTAATGGCGGGGGAAATCCAGGTTACCAGTCAGGTCTCCCAAGGCAGCTGCTTTCAATTTTTTGTCACGCTTCACACGGCATCGCAGTGTCGTAACGACATTTCACCGGAAACAACGGCGGCGATCGCCCCACTGTCAGAGAAGAAGCGCATTTTAATCGTCAATAGTTCAACCGATGGCTCACCAAGCTGGCACGACTTTAGCCGCGACAAAATTGACATCAAACAAGCCACGAACCGCGATGCTGTCGTCTCTCTCATCTGCCATTGGCAGCCCCATCTTGTCGTCATTGATCGAGATGCAAACAAGATTGATATTGCGACTTTACTGTTAGAGATACCGACTAAAATCCATGTTTCGCCATACGTCATTATGGCTAGTCAAAACCCTTTATCTACCATAGAGCAAGACCATTTGCGTATCCTCGGTTGCGATGGTTTTGTGACAAATTCATCGGTGGATCCGAAAATCCTTCCTGTTCTGATGAAATATCTTGGTGTTGAATATACGAGTGTTGAATATACGAGTATCGAAGCGCATCAACACAATCATCGATCCTTAGGGGATGGCAGGGCGCAGGCTCCTGCAATTTCCCAGGCATCGTACATTAACTCAGTTCTTTCTCAAACCGATGCATCTTGGCGTCAACGGCTACGGATAGCGGCGATCGCCGCCCGGGAAACAACCATTCGGCAACTACTCACTGAGATCACCGAAACCTATCCAGCCCTAAGCCAACATCTACATCATTACCTCAACAACCTCGCCTTTGATACCATTGTGAAACTCATTGATGACATCGAAGAATCATGATGATGCCCCCTTTTCGTACCGAATATACCGGAGACATTCTGATTGTCGATGACATACCAGAAAATCTACAATTGCTCTTTGAAATTCTGAACGAAGAAGGCCACGAAGTGCGGCGTGTACTCAACGGTCAGCAGGCATTAAAAACGGTGGCAGTAGATCCGCCGGATCTAATTTTGCTCGATATCAAGATGCCGATTCTTGATGGCTATGAAGTTTGTAAAACCCTGAAAGCCGATCACCAGACAGCCAACATTCCCATTATTTTCCTGAGTGCCCTTAACGATGTCCTTGATAAAGCGAAGGCTTTTTCCGCAGGAGGCGTGGACTATATCAACAAACCATTCGATGTTTATGAAGTCCTAGTACGGGTTAATAATCAACTTAAGCTTCTCGAAACGACCAGAACCCTGACCCAACGTAATCAGGAACTAGAAATTTTAAATCGTGATTTGGAAGCTTTTAACTATATGGTTTCCCACGATTTGCGACGACCATTGACGCGACTACTAGGGTTCTGTGAACTGTTAGCGGATGGTGAGCTGGGAGTCGCAGATCGAGCAGAGGCCATGGAAATCATCAGTAATGCTGGCACTGAAATGAACCAAATTATCAGTGATTTAATGCGTCTTGCGACGGTTTCCCAAGGGGAGCTACAGTTGGAAATGGTGAACCTCAGTACGATGGCGATCGCCATTGCTGCACAACTTCAAAATCAAAACCCTGAGCGTCAGAGCCAGATCGATATTGCACCAGACTTAATCATCGCTGGCGATCGCCGTCTGTTGAAAATTGCCTTGGAAAACCTATTAGAAAATGCGTGGAAATATAGCAGCGAAAAAGCCCTGACAAAAATTGACTTTTTTCAAGCCGACAATGGCCATTTCTGCATCCGTGACAACGGCATTGGCTTTGATAGCAACCAGCAAAATCAGATTTTTACACCCTTTACTCGACTACACAAAGAGCGTAATTTTGCCGGCACAGGCATCGGTCTAACCATCGTTCAACGCATTATCCAAAGCCATCAAGGACAAATTTGGTGCAACTCAAAACCCAATGAAGGCGCTAGCTTTTTCTTTACCTGCGGGATGCAGCTCTAAATACCTAAGTTTGGGATTGAATCAAATAACCGCACCGATGTTCCCCTTCATTGATCCACTGGGTGCGCTCCACCTTACAGTCCGGTAAAATCGCTTCAAACATCTCTAACTCATTGCCACACACCACCGGAAAAGATTCCGCAACCTCGGCGATCGCACAATGATGTTCCATTAATAAAAACTCCCCTTGGCTATCCTCTGTCACTGGTTGAATCTCTGCCATATAACCCTCCGCCTGCCGTAGGCTCACCAACCTTGCTAAACGTTGCGCTAAAGTGCCGTCCCCAAGGTGATCGCGATATTCCGCTGCTTTTTTCTGCCATTGCTTTTGCAAAACAGCCTTCACTTGCTCCTCACCAGCCGTTTCGACCAGCGCATCAAGAAACGACACCGCAAAATCTCCATGGCGATTGGGCAGGCGATCGCGCCCAGCCCGACTCAAACCATAGAAAAAATTGGGACGACCCTTCCCTTCTTGATAGGCCTGATGTTTAATTAATCCCTCAGTTTCCAAATCCTTTAAATGGCGACGCACTGCCTGGGGGCTAATGTGCAAAGATTCCGCCAACTGCACCGCCTTCGCCTGACCATGCTTTAATAAGAAATCCAGAATATCTTGCTTAGTTGAACGAGTTTCAGAAATAGTCATAGATCCAGCGGTCAGCAAAATATATTTCAGCAAGTTTGACAACTTTTTTGTTGTTAAAGTACCTTAGAATAGACTTAAGCAACAAATATGTTGTTTTAATCATCATAATCGCGTTTCTCCATTTGGACAACGCAGATGAGACGGAAGAGCATCCAACGTTCTTTTAAAAGTATTACCCCATACGTAAAGAGAAACACTCCAGCAATGAGCGCGACTGTCAAAACCCTCGTCAATCAGCCATACAAATATGGTTTCGTCACTGATATCGAAACTGAAAAGATTCCCCGTGGCCTTAGCGAAGATGTCATTCGTCTGATCTCCGCGAAGAAAAAAGAACCTGAGTTCATGCTGGAGTTTCGCCTGAAGGCCTACAAGCAATGGCAGAAAATGACTGAGCCTGAGTGGGCTCATGTAAATTATCCGGCGATCGATTATCAAGATATCGTTTACTACTCAGCACCCAAAAAAGACATCAAAAAAGCCGAGAGTCTCGATGAAGTAGACCCTGCTCTCCTTGAAACCTTTGCCAAGCTCGGTATTCCCCTCGACGAGCAAAAGCGTTTATCAAACGTTGCCGTTGACGCAGTTTTTGATAGCGTTTCCATTGCCACAACGTTTAAAAAAGACTTGGCAAAATACGGCGTAATTTTCTGCTCCATCTCGGAAGCACTAGAGGAGCACCCCGAACTAGTCAAAAAATATCTCGGCACTGTTGTCCCAACGGCTGACAATTATTTTGCAGCGCTGAATTCGGCTGTTTTTAGTGATGGTTCCTTTGTTTTCATTCCGAAAGGGGTGAAATGTCCGATGGAGTTGTCCACTTATTTCCGAATTAATGACGGTGACTCTGGTCAGTTTGAGCGGACTCTCATTATTGCGGAAGAAGGCGCATCGGTTAGCTACCTTGAAGGTTGTACCGCACCGATGTTTGACACGAATCAGCTCCACGCAGCGGTCGTCGAACTCGTTGCCCTTGATAATGCCGACATTAAATATTCCACCGTTCAGAACTGGTTCGCTGGCGACGAAAATGGTAAGGGTGGTATTTACAACTTTGTAACGAAGCGCGGTCTTTGTAAGGGCGTTAATTCAAAGATTTCTTGGACGCAGGTAGAAACAGGCTCTGCCATCACGTGGAAATATCCGAGCTGCGTTCTAGTCGGTGATAATTCGGTCGGGGAATTTTATTCCATTGCCCTCACGAATAATATGCAGCAGGCGGACACGGGCACAAAAATGATCCACGTGGGCAAAAACACTCGCAGCACGATTATTTCTAAGGGTATTTCTGCGGGTAAATCTCAGAATAGCTACCGTGGTTTAGTGAAAATGAATCCCAAGGCTGATGGGGCACGGAATTATTCCCAGTGTGACTCGATGTTGATCGGCGATCGCGCGGGGGCAAACACCTATCCTTACATCCAAGTGGATAACCAAAATGCCAAGGTAGAGCATGAAGCTTCGACGGCCAAAATTGGTGAGGAACAACTTTTCTATTTTGCCCAGCGTGGCATTTCGGAAGAGGATGCTATTTCCATGTTGGTCAGTGGTTTCTGTAAAGACGTTCTCAGTGAGCTACCGATGGAGTTTGCGGCGGAGGCTGACAAGCTTTTAAGTCTCAAGCTTGAAGGGACGGTTGGGTGATTTTTAGATATCAGATTTCAGATATCAATGGGGAATGTTGGGTGGATGCAGGAAAATTAAACTGGATTTAAACCAAATTAAGTTTATAAAGTCTACGTCTATCTTTCTCCTCTTTTGGGGGGAACCTCGCATCCACCATCAACAGCATTAATTTTGAGTTTTATTCACGTTTAAACATTATTTAGTTAAGCAATGAGTGACGTTATTTTATCGGTAAAAAATTTGACGGCCAATGTTGATGGTCAGCAAATCCTTAAGGGTGTAGATCTCGAAATTAAAGCGGGTGAAATCCACGCGATTATGGGTCGTAATGGTTCTGGTAAGAGTACTCTTTCTAAGATTATTGCGGGTCATCCGGAGTATGAAGTGACTGGTGGTGAAATTATCTATAAGGGTGAAAATCTTTTAGAGAAAGAAGCGGAAGAGCGATCGCTGGACGGTATTTTCTTAGCCTTTCAATATCCCCTCGAAATTCCCGGTGTGAGTAACCTCGACTTTTTGCGGGTGGCTTATAATGCCAAGCTCAAGCATCAGGGCAAGGAAGAAATTGATGCTTTTGATTTTGAAGATCTTGTTGAAGAAAAGCTTGATGTGGTCAAGATGAATCCCAGCTTTCTTGAGCGTAGTCTGAATGAGGGTTTTTCTGGGGGTGAGAAAAAGCGTAATGAAATTCTTCAGATGGCATTGCTTGAGCCTAGTCTCGGTATCCTCGATGAAATCGATTCTGGTCTCGATATTGACGCGCTTCGTATCGTTTCTGAAGGCGTTAACTTTCTCGCCAATGAGAGCAATGCATTCTTGCTGATTACTCACTATCAGCGTTTGCTCAACTACATTACTCCCCAGTTTGTGCATGTCATGTATGACGGTCGCATTGTGAAGAGTGGTGGTAAAGAGCTGGCTCTTGAGCTGGAAGAAACGGGTTATGACTTCCTCGATAAAGAACAAGCACTCGCGGCGGGGGCAGTTTAATGGTTATGGCAACAGATACTTCAACGGCGGCGATCGCCGACTTTTCAAAAATCACAATGACGGATGTCTCCCTAGCACCTCTGTTGAGATTAGCTGAGGAACTAACACCCGTTTTTAATGCTGGTAGCACAGGCTGGCTCCGGGAAGTGAGATTACAGGGAGCGTATCGTGTCTCCCACGGAACTTTTCCGACCCGTAGAGATGAAGATTGGCGTGTGACGGATGTTTCGATTTTAAAGGAAACGGCCTTTCGCCCACCAACACAGGTCAGCATTCAAGCCTATGAGCTAGATGCCTTTAATTTAGACGAAACGGCAGCAAGTCGGCTGGTCTTTGTGAACGGTATTTTTTCTGATGAGTTGTCAGAAACATCTAGTTTGCCAGAGGGCATCTTTGTCGGTAATTTAGCCGCGCTCCCCTCGGAAAAAGCAGCGGAGTTGGTGAACTATTTGAGTGGCCAAAGCCGGAATCTTGATGTATTTGCGGCGCT
Proteins encoded in this window:
- a CDS encoding sensor histidine kinase, with translation MSKIEAHQIKLNKEYFEMDDVVATLQDIFQLQAQMKQLAFRVEVDRQVPRYLFGDRGKLQQVVINLLSNAFKFTTAGEIHLKFWSDNVLPQDTRDTSPLRLYCQVRDTGIGIAPEELELLFAPFIQTSAGKQVQEGTGLGLSISKHFVELMAGEIQVTSQVSQGSCFQFFVTLHTASQCRNDISPETTAAIAPLSEKKRILIVNSSTDGSPSWHDFSRDKIDIKQATNRDAVVSLICHWQPHLVVIDRDANKIDIATLLLEIPTKIHVSPYVIMASQNPLSTIEQDHLRILGCDGFVTNSSVDPKILPVLMKYLGVEYTSVEYTSIEAHQHNHRSLGDGRAQAPAISQASYINSVLSQTDASWRQRLRIAAIAARETTIRQLLTEITETYPALSQHLHHYLNNLAFDTIVKLIDDIEES
- a CDS encoding hybrid sensor histidine kinase/response regulator is translated as MMMPPFRTEYTGDILIVDDIPENLQLLFEILNEEGHEVRRVLNGQQALKTVAVDPPDLILLDIKMPILDGYEVCKTLKADHQTANIPIIFLSALNDVLDKAKAFSAGGVDYINKPFDVYEVLVRVNNQLKLLETTRTLTQRNQELEILNRDLEAFNYMVSHDLRRPLTRLLGFCELLADGELGVADRAEAMEIISNAGTEMNQIISDLMRLATVSQGELQLEMVNLSTMAIAIAAQLQNQNPERQSQIDIAPDLIIAGDRRLLKIALENLLENAWKYSSEKALTKIDFFQADNGHFCIRDNGIGFDSNQQNQIFTPFTRLHKERNFAGTGIGLTIVQRIIQSHQGQIWCNSKPNEGASFFFTCGMQL
- the sufR gene encoding iron-sulfur cluster biosynthesis transcriptional regulator SufR — its product is MTISETRSTKQDILDFLLKHGQAKAVQLAESLHISPQAVRRHLKDLETEGLIKHQAYQEGKGRPNFFYGLSRAGRDRLPNRHGDFAVSFLDALVETAGEEQVKAVLQKQWQKKAAEYRDHLGDGTLAQRLARLVSLRQAEGYMAEIQPVTEDSQGEFLLMEHHCAIAEVAESFPVVCGNELEMFEAILPDCKVERTQWINEGEHRCGYLIQSQT
- the sufB gene encoding Fe-S cluster assembly protein SufB, which translates into the protein MSATVKTLVNQPYKYGFVTDIETEKIPRGLSEDVIRLISAKKKEPEFMLEFRLKAYKQWQKMTEPEWAHVNYPAIDYQDIVYYSAPKKDIKKAESLDEVDPALLETFAKLGIPLDEQKRLSNVAVDAVFDSVSIATTFKKDLAKYGVIFCSISEALEEHPELVKKYLGTVVPTADNYFAALNSAVFSDGSFVFIPKGVKCPMELSTYFRINDGDSGQFERTLIIAEEGASVSYLEGCTAPMFDTNQLHAAVVELVALDNADIKYSTVQNWFAGDENGKGGIYNFVTKRGLCKGVNSKISWTQVETGSAITWKYPSCVLVGDNSVGEFYSIALTNNMQQADTGTKMIHVGKNTRSTIISKGISAGKSQNSYRGLVKMNPKADGARNYSQCDSMLIGDRAGANTYPYIQVDNQNAKVEHEASTAKIGEEQLFYFAQRGISEEDAISMLVSGFCKDVLSELPMEFAAEADKLLSLKLEGTVG
- the sufC gene encoding Fe-S cluster assembly ATPase SufC, whose protein sequence is MSDVILSVKNLTANVDGQQILKGVDLEIKAGEIHAIMGRNGSGKSTLSKIIAGHPEYEVTGGEIIYKGENLLEKEAEERSLDGIFLAFQYPLEIPGVSNLDFLRVAYNAKLKHQGKEEIDAFDFEDLVEEKLDVVKMNPSFLERSLNEGFSGGEKKRNEILQMALLEPSLGILDEIDSGLDIDALRIVSEGVNFLANESNAFLLITHYQRLLNYITPQFVHVMYDGRIVKSGGKELALELEETGYDFLDKEQALAAGAV